Sequence from the Maribellus comscasis genome:
CATTAAAGCCAGTTCACTTTTTATATTTTGTTTTTCAAGTATTTGCTGAATCTGTTTTTGTTTTATCCATTCAAAAAGGCTGCGAAAACTGATTCCCAATACGAGGAATCCGTTCAGGATGGCAAACAGAAAAAAAGTCTGCAGAAGAATTCCCTTCACAAATCCGTCGTCGAAAACGCTTCCTGCAACCGGATAAACTACAGAAAAAACAACGGTTAAAGCTATCGCGCGTTTTCGGGAATTTTTATTAAATAAGCGGGGAGTAATAAAATATCCGAAATAGAAAGGCAGGATTAGTGATAAAATCAATATCCCGCAGTAGCCCAGTAAAAAAATGTCACCGGGGAACGGATAGAATTCGGCAAGCCTCGAAATATAGGGCATTAAACGCAGTACGTACCAAAATGCAAAATAGAGAAATACCCAGAATAACAGGTGAAATATAACTACAAAAGACTTTTTCATGTGAACTTATTTTTGATTCTGTAAAACAAATGTCGAGCTCAAAAATGAATTTTGAAAAAGTATTCTATCCTTCCGGAGAACAAATCGATGGATCACAATTTTTAATCGACATAAACTGAGGTAATAAACTGGCCAGCTACTTTTTATATGCTTCCATTACATTCATCGCAAATCGTGCGGAGGCGGTGCCGGGGCCACCGCTCATTTCTATACCCACTTCAATGGCTTCTATAATTTCGCCTTCCGAAGCTTCATCGTCAAGCGCCTGTTTAATGTGCCATTCCATACACGATTCGCAGTTGATTACCACCGAAATACCAATGGCGATCAACTCCTTTTGTTTTTTGCTTAACTCCCCGTCCGTATAGGTATTTTGTTCCATTTCAACGAAAGAGCGGTACACTTTCGACTTTTTCAGAAAATAAGAATGTGCTTGTTTCCGGGTGGTTACAATGTCTTCAATTTTTTGTTTATCCAGGTTTTTCATTGGTTTTAATTTTATGTGTTATGCGGGCATCCTTTACGGGATGCTATCCGTTCAAAAATTTGTCATTAATTTTTTCTGACTGCCATTAATTTCATCATTTTTAGCGCAGTGAGTTCTCCTTTGGTTTTTATTAAACTGCGCGGAGTATTGTCGCCAATCTCGTAGGTTACAGCTTCAGCTCCAAATTCGTAAAAGAAATATTTTGTCGAATTTATTTTTGGTTCATTGATGTCGCTGGGGCGGATATTGGGCTCATATCCGGGAATTTCATCGCCTACGGCTGTAATTAAATCGGGAACCAGTCCGGGCATATTTCCTTTTCGTTCAGGCGGAACGGTATAATAGATGTCTTCAAATGTGGAGTGAAAATCAACTCCAAAGTAAAACGTTCCACCCTTGCTTACTGTGGTTTTCATAAAGTCACGAATAGCCTGCGTTTCGGGTTGGTTAAAACTCTCCCAATCGCGGTTTAAATCAATTCCACCTGAGCCATGACGCCAGTTTCCGTTATCAACACCATCCGGATTTGCCAATGGAACAACAAATGTGGTATATTCATTTCTGAATTCTTCTGCAACTTTCGTTTCAGAACAAAGTGTTTCTACAAACCATTTCATTGCCAGCCAGCCTGTAACTTCCGGCGGGTGTTGCCGCGATAAAACCATGATCAATTTTTTATTTTCCCGATTTCCGATTTGCATTGCATTGATTGGCCTGCCTTCAAAACTTTTGCCGATTTCAAACATTGAAACAAAGGGCTTTTCTGCCAGCTTCATCGCCCACCTGTTAATTTGTTTTGAAGTTATCAGTTCCTGTGCCGCAATCCACAATGTGTCGGGGCCCAGCGAAAAATTCATTTCACAAAACTTTGGACTTTCTCCTTTTGTGAGAGAAACAGAATCCGGAAAATACCGGGTCGAATCAACCTTCGACCAGTTCTTTCCATCGGAGCTTACTTTGGGATAGTACCTGTGATTAACACCTTCATTATAAGTAATTTTTAGTCTTACATTTTTTGGTGTCTCCGACCATATTTTAAATGCATACCATGGGCTGCTGTTTATTGGTGTGTTTTCAGGAGTGACTAAAACAGTAAGCAAAGTGTCATGGGTGAGTACAGCTCCGTTTAGTCGTGCTCCGTCGAAATTATTGGAACAATAGATTCCGGCTCCCAGATTAAATGTTTTTTTAAGTTGATATTGAACAGGGCGTGTTTCCGTATTTACCTTTTGTATTGGAGCTTGTCCCTTCCATTTTGTCTCTTTGATTGAGCAATTCAACACAAACAAAGACAAGAACAAAAGAGATAAGATTAGTATGAAAGCATTTTTTTTCATTGGTTAGCTGAATTTGCCGTATCTTTTTATTTCATTTTAAAACTAAACATTTTTCAAGAGTAATTAATATTTGAAGTGGAATGATTTCAAATCATTATTTTTGGAAGGAATTTGAAAATAGGTTTTATGCAAAAAATACATATTGGATTTCTGGGAGCCGGTGGAATTGCGAGAGCGCACGCCTATTCCATCCAGGCTTTAAAATATTATTACAGCGAAGTTCCTGAATTAATCTTTGAATCGGTAGCGTCGGCGCGTAAAGAAAGCCGGGAAAGTTTTGCTCAAAAGTTTGGTTTTTCAAAAGCTGAGTCGGTAACGGAATTCACCAAAAACAAAAATATAGATGCCGTTTTTATTTTAGGGCCCAATAAGGTTCATTTTGAACATTTTCAACAGGCCCTGCAAATGCCAAATGTAAAATATATTTACCTCGAAAAGCCGGTTTGCTCTTCAGTGCAGGAAGAAGAGGAAATGAAAAGACTTTTGAATGAGTTTGGCGGGAACGTAAAAATTCAGGTCGGGTTTCAATACTTGCAAACTTCGTCGGTTCGCGAAGCATTGAAATTCTGGAAATCGGGAAAATTAGGGAAACCCATTCATTTCGATTTAAAATATTATCATGGTGATTATTTACAGTCGTCGTATCGCGAAAAGCGTGTTACCCGTTTAACACCGGCACCCGATGGCGGTGCCATGGCCGATTTGGGGTCACACGGTATTAGTTTGTTGATGGCTTTTATGGGGGAAGAGCTTCAGATTACCGGTGCTTTACAAGGGGGGAATTTTAATGATGTTCCGGCTGGGTCTGATTTATTTAGCTCACTTTCAATGGTAGAGCCTGAAACCGGCGCCGTGGGAAATATGTCGGCAAGCCGTATCAGTTCCGGGACCGGCGATTTGGTGCATCTTGAAATTTATGCTGAAAAAGGAGCATTAAAATATTCTTCAAAACAATCGGAATACTATGAATATTATGAAGAAGGAAGTAATCAGTGGGTAAAACAAATGGTGGGCAGCAATTACAAACCGGTAACCAGTTTTCCTTCCGGGCATGTTCCGCCGGGGTGGCTTCGTTCCATGGTTCATGCTCACTATTGCTTTTTTACCGGAGATGATGAGCCGACTTTTATTCCGGATTTAAACCATGGGCTTGCTGTCCAGCGTATTGTCAGAGAGACCGCCGATCATTTGAACGAATTTAGAAATAAATATAAAAATGGGGGAGCGTAGAAGTGGAATTTTGCTGCATGTGACGTCGTTACCCGGCAGCGAAGGAATCGGAACTTTTGGAGAAGAAGCATTTGGTTTTGTTGATTTATTGGCGGAAGCCGGTCAGAAAATATGGCAGATTTTGCCTCTTGGGCCAGTGGGGTATGGAAATTCACCTTATCAGTGTTACTCGGCTTTTGCGGGAAATATTCTTTTGATTAATTTAAAGAAACTAGCAGATGAAGGTTTGCTGGATAAAAATGATGTTAAAAACAGTCCCCGTTTTAATTCCGGCGAAGTGGACTTCGCAGATGTTGAAAAATGGAAATCGCCGTTGTTACATAAAGCATTCCGGAAATTCCAGGCAAATAATTATGGTGAGTTTCACAGCGAATACCAGACTTTTTTAAAGGAACACAGTTGGTGGCTAAAGGATTTTGCTCTTTTTATGTCGGCCAGAAGCCATTTTAAGGGTGAACAATGGACAACCTGGCCTGATGAATTAAAATTCAGAACACCGGTGGGGATTCATAAGTTCCAGACAAAGCTTGAATCTGATGTAAATTTTTGGAAGTTTGCACAATTTCAGTTTTTCAGACAATGGTTTGTATTAAAAAAGTATGCCAATTCAAAAGGTGTCAAAATAATTGGCGATATGCCCTTATATGTTTCAACCGATAGTTCTGATGTTTGGACAAATACTGATATATTTATTTTGGATAAAAAATTAAGGCCCAAACAAGTTGGAGGCGTTCCTCCCGATTATTTTAGCGAAGACGGACAGTTGTGGGGAAATCCGGTTTTTGACTGGAAACGTATACAAGAACGTGATTATGATTGGTGGATGGCCCGTTTGCATTTTAACCTGAATTTATTTGATGAAATCCGGATAGATCATTTTAGAGGGTTGGAATCATTTTGGGCGGTACCGGCA
This genomic interval carries:
- a CDS encoding carboxymuconolactone decarboxylase family protein: MKNLDKQKIEDIVTTRKQAHSYFLKKSKVYRSFVEMEQNTYTDGELSKKQKELIAIGISVVINCESCMEWHIKQALDDEASEGEIIEAIEVGIEMSGGPGTASARFAMNVMEAYKK
- the malQ gene encoding 4-alpha-glucanotransferase, whose protein sequence is MGERRSGILLHVTSLPGSEGIGTFGEEAFGFVDLLAEAGQKIWQILPLGPVGYGNSPYQCYSAFAGNILLINLKKLADEGLLDKNDVKNSPRFNSGEVDFADVEKWKSPLLHKAFRKFQANNYGEFHSEYQTFLKEHSWWLKDFALFMSARSHFKGEQWTTWPDELKFRTPVGIHKFQTKLESDVNFWKFAQFQFFRQWFVLKKYANSKGVKIIGDMPLYVSTDSSDVWTNTDIFILDKKLRPKQVGGVPPDYFSEDGQLWGNPVFDWKRIQERDYDWWMARLHFNLNLFDEIRIDHFRGLESFWAVPASEKTARNGKWLPAKGYEMLSKFNDQIGHLPLIAEDLGLITAEVEKMRLDFGLPGMKVLQFAFRSDATNEYLPHNYTQNFVVYTGTHDNNTTLGWLKALKGNEKKLVKLYLGGTGKEAVKNTIEMTWASTADTAIVPFQDILQLAAKARMNTPGTASGNWGWRFRWKQLKTRQIEFLKAITKIYNR
- a CDS encoding Gfo/Idh/MocA family protein: MQKIHIGFLGAGGIARAHAYSIQALKYYYSEVPELIFESVASARKESRESFAQKFGFSKAESVTEFTKNKNIDAVFILGPNKVHFEHFQQALQMPNVKYIYLEKPVCSSVQEEEEMKRLLNEFGGNVKIQVGFQYLQTSSVREALKFWKSGKLGKPIHFDLKYYHGDYLQSSYREKRVTRLTPAPDGGAMADLGSHGISLLMAFMGEELQITGALQGGNFNDVPAGSDLFSSLSMVEPETGAVGNMSASRISSGTGDLVHLEIYAEKGALKYSSKQSEYYEYYEEGSNQWVKQMVGSNYKPVTSFPSGHVPPGWLRSMVHAHYCFFTGDDEPTFIPDLNHGLAVQRIVRETADHLNEFRNKYKNGGA
- a CDS encoding M14 family metallopeptidase — its product is MKKNAFILILSLLFLSLFVLNCSIKETKWKGQAPIQKVNTETRPVQYQLKKTFNLGAGIYCSNNFDGARLNGAVLTHDTLLTVLVTPENTPINSSPWYAFKIWSETPKNVRLKITYNEGVNHRYYPKVSSDGKNWSKVDSTRYFPDSVSLTKGESPKFCEMNFSLGPDTLWIAAQELITSKQINRWAMKLAEKPFVSMFEIGKSFEGRPINAMQIGNRENKKLIMVLSRQHPPEVTGWLAMKWFVETLCSETKVAEEFRNEYTTFVVPLANPDGVDNGNWRHGSGGIDLNRDWESFNQPETQAIRDFMKTTVSKGGTFYFGVDFHSTFEDIYYTVPPERKGNMPGLVPDLITAVGDEIPGYEPNIRPSDINEPKINSTKYFFYEFGAEAVTYEIGDNTPRSLIKTKGELTALKMMKLMAVRKN